From Paraflavitalea devenefica, the proteins below share one genomic window:
- a CDS encoding GAF domain-containing protein: protein MKKQVIDYSGDAWRAQELTCILSFQPFLNWLKKRVAEESSVKVHFYRMVLERLEACPAAQGDIPVENIYDYEELLEWMYACLTPAAEPEQDIMWGLWTPVLPIMFYGTDIFYELIQSYKIDLRHRTPEDFRREQLQMVYSFILKKLYQFSPRQNEYAHAYLNPATDLLQYYTIDINADFIDVTPIGPLPELDLQKLSNLLQEGAGYEALENILPLHLFRFRGISVSTITDITAHHALDNLRQVRFTRDPGERETAYQHVIRSLKTLVRNNKIQFDLFPLVLVNGRYVYGYEVGGTGILYSVWGDRTLTPEEFEQQAAAYAAHPKSFFSPDVRKESLEVDKWLIHFINAGVCSLATMPVFYAQKMVGTLCMYTLGEETFDEQRFALLETAMPAIGQILQVFIDEFNLEIEDIIREKYTSVQPAVQWKFREAAWQHLYHVKKQLPPARYPIQFSELYPLYGAVDIRNSSVERNKAIIADLGAHLQLLHNTLDNLQLLHPSMLMEQMRYTIQKWQQALTQGILSATEEASLNDFLAREVSAWLDHLAEQHMESRKAIEHYRQVIQDNESVVFANRRALETSMQLITNRVSNYLDTENAQLQQQYPCYFEKFRTDGVEYDCYIGQSIAPGKHFNHFHLKSLRLWQLSSMAAIARLTRSLLAEMPVPLHTTQLIFVHDQTIDISFRADERRFDVEGAYNIRYQVIKKRIDKVHIRHTRERLTQPDTLAIIYFHRSDLDDYMPYLQYLQETGVLMPNIEELELEDLQGVTGLRALRVGIAFLKE from the coding sequence ATGAAGAAACAGGTTATTGATTATTCGGGCGATGCCTGGCGCGCCCAGGAACTTACCTGCATCCTTTCATTCCAGCCCTTTCTTAATTGGTTGAAAAAAAGGGTGGCGGAGGAGTCTTCTGTCAAAGTGCATTTCTACCGGATGGTGCTGGAACGCTTAGAGGCCTGTCCTGCCGCCCAGGGCGATATCCCGGTGGAAAATATTTACGACTATGAGGAACTGCTGGAATGGATGTATGCCTGTCTAACCCCGGCTGCCGAACCGGAACAGGACATTATGTGGGGCCTATGGACGCCGGTGCTGCCCATCATGTTCTATGGTACAGATATTTTTTATGAGCTGATCCAATCGTATAAGATAGACCTTCGCCACCGTACGCCGGAAGATTTCCGCCGGGAGCAACTGCAGATGGTATATTCCTTTATTCTTAAAAAGCTTTACCAGTTTTCACCGCGGCAGAATGAATATGCGCATGCCTATCTAAATCCTGCTACTGACCTGCTTCAATATTATACGATTGACATTAACGCCGATTTTATTGATGTTACGCCCATTGGTCCGCTGCCGGAGCTTGACCTGCAAAAGCTGAGCAATCTCTTGCAGGAAGGGGCTGGTTATGAGGCACTGGAAAATATACTTCCCCTGCATTTGTTCCGTTTCAGGGGCATCTCTGTATCCACCATCACCGATATTACTGCCCACCACGCACTCGATAACCTGCGGCAGGTGCGGTTTACCCGTGATCCGGGCGAACGGGAAACCGCTTACCAGCATGTGATCCGCTCTCTTAAAACACTCGTGCGCAATAATAAGATCCAGTTTGATCTTTTCCCGTTGGTATTGGTGAATGGGCGCTACGTATATGGCTATGAAGTAGGGGGAACCGGTATTTTATATTCCGTGTGGGGCGACCGGACACTCACCCCCGAGGAGTTTGAGCAGCAGGCTGCAGCCTATGCCGCGCATCCGAAATCCTTCTTCTCGCCCGATGTACGGAAGGAAAGCCTGGAAGTCGACAAGTGGCTGATACATTTTATTAATGCCGGTGTATGTTCCCTCGCTACCATGCCGGTATTTTATGCGCAAAAAATGGTAGGCACCCTTTGTATGTACACACTGGGGGAAGAAACATTTGATGAACAGCGCTTTGCCTTACTGGAAACGGCGATGCCTGCCATCGGGCAAATACTGCAGGTATTCATTGATGAGTTCAACCTGGAAATAGAAGACATTATCCGCGAAAAATATACTTCTGTACAACCTGCTGTGCAATGGAAATTCAGGGAAGCCGCCTGGCAACACCTGTACCATGTTAAAAAACAACTGCCGCCGGCGAGGTATCCTATCCAGTTCAGCGAACTTTATCCTTTGTATGGGGCCGTTGATATCAGGAATTCCAGCGTAGAAAGAAATAAAGCCATTATAGCCGACCTCGGCGCCCACCTGCAGTTGCTGCACAATACCCTCGACAACCTGCAGCTTTTGCATCCTTCCATGCTGATGGAGCAAATGCGCTATACCATCCAGAAGTGGCAGCAGGCACTGACGCAGGGCATATTGTCTGCTACGGAGGAGGCCAGCCTCAATGATTTTCTTGCCCGGGAAGTAAGTGCGTGGCTCGATCACCTGGCGGAGCAGCATATGGAGTCGCGTAAGGCGATTGAACATTACCGGCAGGTTATCCAGGATAATGAAAGTGTGGTCTTTGCCAACAGGCGTGCGTTGGAAACCTCCATGCAACTGATCACTAACAGGGTGAGCAATTACCTCGATACAGAAAATGCCCAGTTGCAGCAGCAATATCCCTGTTATTTTGAGAAGTTCAGAACCGACGGCGTAGAATATGATTGCTATATAGGCCAGTCCATCGCTCCCGGCAAACACTTCAATCATTTCCACCTCAAAAGCCTGCGGTTGTGGCAGCTTTCCTCCATGGCCGCTATTGCACGGCTTACCCGCTCTCTGTTAGCCGAAATGCCGGTGCCGTTACACACTACGCAACTGATCTTCGTACATGATCAAACCATTGATATCAGCTTCCGCGCTGATGAAAGACGGTTTGATGTGGAAGGCGCTTATAATATCCGTTACCAGGTGATCAAAAAAAGGATTGATAAAGTCCATATACGGCATACCCGTGAACGGTTAACACAGCCCGATACACTGGCCATTATTTATTTCCATCGCAGTGACCTCGATGATTACATGCCCTACCTGCAATACCTCCAGGAAACGGGCGTCCTGATGCCCAATATCGAAGAACTGGAACTGGAAGACCTGCAAGGTGTTACTGGCCTGCGTGCCCTGCGCGTAGGAATTGCTTTCCTTAAAGAATAG